In Manduca sexta isolate Smith_Timp_Sample1 unplaced genomic scaffold, JHU_Msex_v1.0 HiC_scaffold_845, whole genome shotgun sequence, a single genomic region encodes these proteins:
- the LOC115443513 gene encoding protein scribble homolog, which yields VGDQLVSVNGFRVDDAVHAELAHYLASQSRLKIKVRHVGMLPMKEKVHEVLSWQFVSERGSLGSEVSSSPTLCHETERLSDLRLSVLVPPRAKLGCGICKGPEWKPGIFVQFVRDGGIAKDAGLRPGDQILSCNGIDFSNVAFNEAISAMKASGRLELVVREGAGTELVSPESSGYNSSASSAAGESPAPAAPHVPLAPPAALRRRLASVAEEAADRADWLTLNRLKRRTWDSLDFDWKNSDIHNFDAPSDIEPDYDSPSIPNNPHTFENKTNSRNNKEYVTSPSNKTIINLTEDGATIQCSYNNQSPRKNTYSTNNTNRNNDKKTIVVEVHHTSTAICGKSSCNNYNMLPMKNDLNSDSTSVSSSNTLSSAIAEEIHRRKQ from the exons ATGTGGGAATGCTTCCTATGAAAGA AAAAGTCCACGAGGTGCTTTCATGGCAATTCGTATCGGAGCGTGGATCTCTGGGCTCAGAAGTATCGTCGTCTCCTACGCTCTGTCATGAGACTGAACGTTTGTCCGATTTACGACTATCCGTCCTGGTGCCGCCAAGAGCTAAATTAGGCTGCGG AATCTGCAAAGGCCCAGAATGGAAACCTGGCATATTTGTTCAATTCGTCCGAGATGGCGGTATAGCTAAAGATGCCGGACTTAGGCCGGGTGACCAAATTTTGTCCTGTAATGGAATAGATTTTTCCAACGTGGCTTTTAATGAG GCTATATCTGCTATGAAGGCTAGTGGACGTCTAGAACTGGTGGTGCGTGAAGGTGCAGGCACTGAGCTTGTGTCACCCGAGAGCTCGGGGTACAACAGCTCGGCCTCATCCGCAGCCGGGGAGAGTCCGGCGCCGGCCGCGCCTCACGTGCCTCTCGCGCCACCTGCAGCGCTGCGCCGCCGACTTGCAAGTGTTGCTGAAGAAGCTGCTGATCGGGCTGACTG GTTGACTTTGAACAGACTTAAACGACGCACGTGGGACAGTTTAGACTTTGATTGGAAGAATAGTGACATACACAACTTCGACGCTCCTTCAGATATAGAACCTGATTATGACAGCCCCAGTATACCAAACAACCCACACACAttcgaaaataaaactaattcgagaaataataaagaatacgtCACGAGTCCATCGAACAAAACCATCATTAATTTAACAGAAGACGGCGCCACTATACAATGTAGCTACAACAATCAATCGCCTAGAAAAAATACGTATTCTACAAACAATACCAATAGGAACAACGACAAAAAGACAATAGTAGTAGAAGTACATCACACGAGTACAGCCATATGTGGAAAATCGAGTTGCAATAATTACAATATGCTGCCCATGAAGAATGACTTAAACTCCGATTCTACAAGTGTCTCTAGTTCAAATACATTATCAAGTGCCATTGCTGAAGAAATACATCGAAGGAAGCAG